In Luteitalea sp., the following are encoded in one genomic region:
- the zwf gene encoding glucose-6-phosphate dehydrogenase yields the protein MGPTSSVSARHAFDVEEHGLRRGAPVDPCVIVIFGAAGDLARRELVPSLFELHRKQLLPERFAVVGFSQDGWDSTRFRDEMRRAVEQSCGGMQDWEAFAQRLSFVCGDAISAPHGAYAALAEEIDRVQSAFAIPGNLLFHMAVPSALFGTIADRLGASGLARSDRGWRRLVVEKPFGKDRASAQDLDSQLQEVFAEDQIYRIDHFLGKETVQNMLVFRFANPSFEPVWNRNYIDHVQITVAEDIGIGTRAAFYEQTGVVRDMVQNHLLQLLCMTAMEPPVSFDATSLRNETVKVLEAVNVVPVDVDGGAVRGQYGRGQMAGQPVRGYRQEDGVPADSVTATFAAIKLTLDNWRWADVPFYLRTGKRLARKLTEVAIQFKPTPHLMFHGIGSRPIHNSVLVFEVQPNEGIVQTLAAKQPGPDLAVRPVTMNFRYAEAFGVEEPPRAYAWLLLDAMQGDQTLFARADWIDKAWQIVDPIVERWTSERPANAPNYAAGSVGPATADHMLQRDGRRWRHL from the coding sequence ATGGGGCCGACCTCTTCGGTGAGCGCCAGACACGCCTTTGACGTCGAAGAGCACGGCCTTCGACGAGGCGCGCCGGTGGATCCGTGTGTGATCGTCATCTTCGGCGCCGCGGGTGATCTCGCGCGTCGCGAGCTTGTCCCGTCTCTCTTCGAACTGCACCGCAAACAGCTTCTGCCGGAGCGCTTTGCGGTGGTCGGCTTCTCGCAAGACGGGTGGGACTCGACGAGATTTCGAGACGAGATGCGGCGTGCGGTTGAGCAGAGCTGCGGGGGGATGCAGGACTGGGAGGCCTTCGCGCAGCGCCTCAGCTTCGTGTGCGGCGACGCGATATCCGCGCCGCACGGGGCGTACGCCGCCCTGGCAGAGGAGATCGACCGGGTGCAGTCAGCGTTCGCCATTCCCGGCAACCTGTTGTTTCACATGGCCGTTCCATCCGCCTTGTTCGGCACGATCGCAGACCGATTGGGAGCGTCAGGCCTGGCGAGGAGCGACCGCGGCTGGCGCCGGCTGGTCGTCGAGAAACCGTTCGGCAAGGACCGGGCGAGCGCGCAAGACCTGGACAGTCAGCTCCAAGAGGTGTTCGCGGAGGATCAGATCTATCGAATCGATCACTTTCTGGGGAAAGAGACGGTGCAGAACATGCTCGTCTTCCGCTTCGCCAACCCCAGCTTCGAGCCGGTGTGGAACCGGAATTATATCGACCATGTCCAGATCACGGTCGCCGAGGACATCGGCATCGGTACGCGGGCGGCCTTTTACGAGCAGACCGGCGTGGTGCGCGACATGGTCCAGAACCACCTGCTTCAGTTGCTGTGCATGACGGCGATGGAGCCGCCGGTGAGCTTCGACGCCACGTCATTGCGCAACGAGACGGTGAAGGTGCTGGAGGCCGTCAATGTGGTTCCGGTTGATGTGGACGGCGGTGCCGTGCGAGGGCAGTACGGGCGAGGCCAGATGGCCGGGCAGCCGGTCCGCGGTTACCGTCAGGAAGACGGCGTCCCCGCCGACTCTGTCACCGCGACGTTCGCGGCGATCAAGCTGACGCTCGACAACTGGCGTTGGGCGGACGTGCCCTTCTATCTGCGGACCGGGAAGCGGCTCGCGCGGAAGCTCACGGAGGTGGCCATCCAGTTCAAGCCGACGCCGCACCTGATGTTCCACGGCATCGGCAGCCGCCCGATCCACAACAGCGTGCTCGTGTTCGAGGTGCAGCCCAATGAAGGGATTGTCCAGACGCTGGCGGCGAAGCAGCCGGGTCCCGACCTTGCCGTGCGCCCGGTGACGATGAACTTTCGCTATGCAGAGGCGTTCGGTGTGGAGGAGCCACCGCGCGCGTACGCGTGGCTCCTGCTCGATGCCATGCAGGGTGACCAGACGCTGTTCGCCCGCGCGGACTGGATCGACAAGGCGTGGCAGATCGTCGATCCGATCGTGGAGCGCTGGACATCCGAACGGCCGGCGAACGCTCCCAACTATGCGGCAGGCTCAGTCGGTCCCGCGACTGCCGACCACATGTTGCAACGGGACGGCCGGCGATGGAGACATCTGTGA
- a CDS encoding HAD-IA family hydrolase, whose product MSRINNESRELNRYRIDTFRLRDIFCAFFSSCYLGVRKPDARIYEIALDVMQAEPATSLFVDDREENVEAARALGMPTIHVTDLRGLTEQLLNAGVEVQTPGPVSAHMYRNGGERPRRDVQEG is encoded by the coding sequence ATGAGTCGGATCAACAACGAGTCGCGCGAGCTGAATCGCTATCGCATTGACACGTTTCGGCTCCGTGACATCTTCTGCGCGTTCTTCAGCTCCTGCTACCTCGGGGTCCGCAAGCCTGACGCGCGGATCTACGAGATCGCCCTCGATGTGATGCAGGCGGAGCCGGCGACCAGCCTGTTCGTGGATGACCGGGAGGAGAACGTGGAGGCGGCGCGGGCCCTCGGCATGCCCACGATCCACGTAACGGATCTCCGCGGCCTCACCGAGCAGCTGCTGAACGCAGGCGTGGAGGTTCAGACGCCCGGACCTGTTTCAGCGCACATGTACCGGAACGGCGGCGAGCGTCCTCGCCGCGATGTTCAGGAGGGATAA
- a CDS encoding FtsX-like permease family protein, producing the protein RLIQFLDAEGPEARQPILVVGIIPAVKHSLGNPRPYPHVYVPLGQHYESAMTLQLRVSGGDGERAMLGTIARVVRDVDERVPVLSVATWRDHLDAGLDVLLYRAGASVFSAFGGIALLLAVLGVYGVKSYVVSRRTREFGIRIAIGAHPRALLWQVLREGGRITAVGIGIGLLLALGAGQFLHGIMYGVNSIEPVVLVTAPLILLAASLLASYIPALRATRVDPTVALRSE; encoded by the coding sequence ACGGCTGATTCAGTTCCTCGACGCCGAGGGACCGGAAGCGAGGCAGCCAATCCTGGTGGTCGGCATCATCCCGGCTGTAAAGCACTCGCTCGGTAATCCCCGGCCATACCCTCATGTGTACGTGCCGCTCGGACAGCACTACGAGAGCGCCATGACGCTGCAGCTTCGGGTGTCTGGAGGGGACGGCGAACGGGCCATGCTGGGCACGATCGCCCGCGTCGTGCGCGATGTCGACGAGCGGGTGCCGGTCCTCAGTGTCGCGACATGGCGGGATCATCTCGACGCGGGTCTAGACGTGTTGCTCTATCGAGCCGGCGCCAGCGTGTTCTCGGCGTTCGGAGGCATCGCGCTGCTGCTGGCAGTCCTCGGCGTGTACGGAGTCAAGTCGTACGTCGTGTCGCGCCGGACGCGCGAGTTCGGCATCCGGATCGCCATTGGCGCACATCCACGCGCCCTGCTGTGGCAGGTGCTGCGAGAGGGCGGCCGTATCACGGCCGTTGGCATTGGGATCGGCCTGCTGTTGGCCCTTGGGGCCGGGCAGTTTCTCCACGGCATCATGTACGGAGTGAACAGCATCGAACCGGTGGTGCTGGTCACGGCGCCGCTGATCCTGCTTGCCGCGTCGCTGCTGGCCTCGTACATCCCGGCGCTTCGCGCCACGAGAGTCGATCCGACAGTGGCCCTACGCTCGGAGTAA